A stretch of Campylobacter showae DNA encodes these proteins:
- a CDS encoding DUF932 domain-containing protein, with translation MTTSNEPLTNEQLEQLAPSLFADEPYFEASDKYHFISTIDVINEIRDYAWYPVGVSEASVRDEKKEGFQKHYVRFRHLDDFLNPGENVVELLLFNSHDRSKCFSISAGVFRFVCANGLVVSDEVFESYQIKHLGDKENDVSIAINKIAKAKYDILNKIKLFSKIPLTQDDKASFAKAAIPLRFEKHLKVDYRDLLVPHRIEDEKDDLYTTFNTIQEHLIRGNISGINAETNRRFTSRIIKSISTDTDINKKLWNMAESIAKIKATQSKLIA, from the coding sequence ATGACTACATCAAATGAACCGCTCACTAATGAGCAATTAGAGCAACTGGCTCCATCTTTGTTTGCGGACGAACCGTATTTTGAAGCAAGCGACAAGTATCACTTTATATCTACGATCGACGTAATAAACGAGATCAGGGATTACGCTTGGTATCCTGTAGGCGTAAGCGAAGCAAGCGTGAGAGACGAAAAGAAAGAAGGATTTCAAAAGCATTACGTAAGGTTTCGTCATCTAGACGATTTTTTAAACCCGGGAGAGAATGTAGTAGAGCTTTTGCTGTTTAATTCGCATGATAGAAGCAAATGCTTTAGTATAAGCGCGGGCGTATTTAGATTCGTTTGCGCTAACGGCCTAGTGGTATCAGACGAAGTATTCGAGTCTTACCAAATAAAACACTTGGGCGACAAAGAAAACGACGTATCGATCGCTATAAACAAAATAGCCAAAGCCAAATACGATATTTTGAACAAAATAAAGCTATTTAGCAAAATACCGCTAACCCAAGACGATAAAGCAAGCTTTGCCAAGGCTGCGATCCCGTTAAGATTTGAAAAGCATTTGAAGGTGGATTATAGAGATTTATTGGTTCCGCACAGAATAGAAGACGAGAAGGACGACCTATATACTACCTTTAACACCATCCAGGAACATTTGATTAGGGGCAACATTAGCGGAATTAACGCCGAAACGAATAGACGATTTACTAGTAGGATTATAAAATCGATTTCTACCGATACAGACATAAACAAGAAGCTTTGGAATATGGCAGAAAGCATCGCCAAGATTAAAGCTACTCAAAGCAAATTGATAGCATAA
- a CDS encoding HU family DNA-binding protein, giving the protein MKKADFIQAVADKAGLSKKDSLKVVDAALETIEEVLKNGDSISFIGFGTFATAERAARKARVPGTTKVIDVPASKAVKFKVGKKLKEAVVAGAGKKGKKK; this is encoded by the coding sequence ATGAAAAAAGCTGATTTTATTCAAGCTGTTGCCGACAAGGCCGGTCTTTCTAAAAAAGATTCTCTAAAGGTAGTTGATGCCGCACTAGAGACTATTGAAGAGGTTCTTAAAAACGGCGATAGCATTAGCTTTATAGGCTTTGGTACATTCGCTACTGCCGAAAGAGCCGCTAGAAAAGCAAGAGTACCGGGAACTACAAAAGTTATAGATGTTCCTGCTAGCAAAGCGGTTAAATTTAAAGTAGGCAAAAAATTAAAAGAAGCAGTAGTAGCAGGCGCAGGCAAAAAAGGCAAAAAGAAATAA
- a CDS encoding YaaA family protein: MKILFSPSEAKTAVSPNKFIDRNDFIFPDLYEKRCEILKIYDDFLQTATLEQISKLFGVKNLTDEPSLRESLFKKGTVKAILRYNGVAYKYLDYRGLDSTAQEFIDKNTLIFSNLFGPVTPADALPEYKLRQGERINGLNLEEFYRQNFSDEIDEWLGDDDILDLRAEFYEKFYRIQKPFATFKFLKSGKVVSHYAKAYRGIVLRQVAQNGVKNFSELCKTDIENLRLIDVKKTGLKSEFLAQIV, translated from the coding sequence ATGAAAATACTCTTTTCGCCGAGCGAAGCAAAAACCGCCGTGAGTCCAAACAAATTTATAGATAGAAACGACTTTATTTTTCCTGATTTATATGAAAAGCGGTGCGAAATTTTAAAAATTTACGATGATTTTTTGCAAACGGCAACTTTGGAGCAAATTTCAAAACTTTTCGGCGTTAAAAATTTGACCGATGAGCCGAGTTTGCGTGAAAGCTTATTTAAAAAAGGCACGGTAAAAGCCATCCTGCGATATAACGGAGTAGCCTACAAGTACCTTGACTACCGCGGCCTTGATAGCACGGCACAGGAGTTTATAGATAAAAATACGCTGATTTTTTCAAATTTATTCGGTCCAGTGACGCCAGCGGATGCACTACCCGAATACAAACTAAGGCAAGGCGAGCGCATAAACGGGCTAAATTTAGAGGAATTTTATAGGCAAAATTTTAGCGACGAGATAGATGAGTGGCTGGGTGATGACGACATTTTAGACCTTAGAGCCGAGTTTTACGAGAAATTTTACCGCATACAAAAACCGTTTGCGACCTTTAAATTTCTAAAAAGCGGCAAAGTCGTCAGTCACTACGCCAAAGCATACCGCGGGATAGTTTTGAGGCAAGTAGCGCAAAATGGGGTAAAAAACTTCAGCGAACTTTGCAAAACCGATATAGAAAATTTGCGCCTTATAGACGTCAAAAAAACTGGACTAAAAAGCGAGTTTTTGGCGCAAATAGTCTAA
- a CDS encoding flagellin produces the protein MTNQLMKFTNNYDYQTNMKALYKLNTQISSGLKIQNSFEDSSVYNDGMRLDYEVATLEQVQTATSKAQHFSKNTDKALGEFKQQLETFKTKLVQGANEIHSQTSREAIANDLQGIKNHLVNIANTSINGQFLFAGSAINTKPINGDTNEYFGNAQTMKAVGGAQVNLTYNQNGYELFLGKDGDYNKKVTSNTMLKAQNLDDKNKTVYIDSEHKMRDLIGFKYVKDEKTLTNQDFTGTGVRQFQDTTFFLQGKKPNGTSFTSKFKMTSDASINNLLEKIGTEYGNTPTNKVVEVTINNQGQINVKDLSKGNQVIDFHMIAATKKVANADALAGGIAGASSAFDTVDSLTSGANPLEAMVQANPDDYEITEFVKSKYEDLDGATTNAYDYDKINFKQEGRNLIGTVSQVERGSGKFADDNTTLSQVVGSKELYPGERDKYDMNDQALKMQIKSKSGGDYKVDVIFGSAVPPATSGNAQVSITRPDGTTYTTEVWDSFYNDTTNPPTTEGRETQSKNMTFRQLNDIIGMVASDNVPAGAGGSAQADYVAYKQAIAKSQGSVEANMDHRGRIKVTDKQNAVTPIKVGIYDEVNSDQFYGDSTGTTPATTQGDGSLWNFSANNGIEIDSPSVDIFDDLDRMIEAVRSGQYRADSESEHPRNSGIQGAIERLDHIADHVNKIHTKVGNQTNTLIQTNTHASVMEVNVKTVKADITNADYGETYMNLMQKMMSYQAMLQSVAKINQLSLLNYM, from the coding sequence ATGACGAATCAGCTGATGAAATTTACGAATAACTACGACTATCAGACCAATATGAAAGCGCTTTACAAGCTAAATACGCAAATTTCAAGCGGTTTAAAAATCCAAAATTCTTTCGAAGACAGTAGTGTTTACAATGACGGCATGAGGCTTGATTACGAGGTTGCGACGCTTGAGCAGGTGCAAACGGCGACGTCAAAGGCGCAACACTTTTCAAAAAATACCGATAAGGCTTTGGGTGAATTTAAGCAGCAGCTTGAAACTTTTAAAACGAAGCTAGTTCAGGGTGCAAACGAAATCCACTCGCAAACATCGCGGGAAGCCATCGCAAACGATCTTCAGGGCATCAAAAATCATCTAGTAAACATCGCAAACACCTCGATAAACGGACAGTTTTTATTTGCCGGAAGCGCTATAAACACAAAACCTATAAACGGCGATACGAATGAGTATTTCGGCAATGCGCAAACTATGAAAGCTGTAGGCGGAGCTCAGGTAAATTTGACCTACAACCAAAACGGCTATGAGCTATTTTTGGGCAAGGACGGCGACTATAATAAAAAAGTCACCTCCAACACAATGCTAAAAGCGCAAAATTTAGACGATAAAAATAAAACCGTTTATATCGATAGCGAGCATAAAATGCGCGATTTAATCGGTTTTAAATATGTAAAAGACGAAAAAACTCTAACCAATCAAGACTTTACCGGAACCGGCGTTAGGCAGTTTCAGGATACGACCTTTTTCTTGCAGGGTAAAAAGCCAAACGGCACTAGCTTTACGAGTAAATTTAAGATGACTTCGGACGCTTCGATAAACAACCTGCTAGAAAAAATAGGCACCGAATACGGCAACACTCCGACTAATAAAGTCGTCGAAGTAACGATAAATAACCAGGGTCAAATCAACGTAAAAGACCTAAGCAAGGGCAATCAGGTTATTGATTTTCACATGATAGCGGCGACGAAAAAAGTGGCAAACGCGGATGCTCTAGCTGGCGGTATAGCTGGAGCTTCTAGTGCGTTTGACACTGTAGATAGCCTAACTAGCGGCGCAAACCCGCTCGAAGCCATGGTGCAGGCAAACCCAGACGACTATGAAATCACGGAATTTGTTAAAAGTAAATACGAAGACCTAGACGGAGCCACTACAAATGCCTACGACTACGACAAGATAAACTTTAAACAAGAGGGCAGAAACCTAATAGGCACCGTATCGCAAGTAGAGCGCGGTAGCGGTAAATTTGCCGACGATAACACGACGCTAAGCCAAGTCGTGGGCTCAAAAGAGCTATATCCCGGCGAAAGAGACAAATACGACATGAATGATCAAGCCTTAAAAATGCAGATCAAATCTAAAAGTGGCGGAGATTATAAAGTGGACGTGATTTTCGGTAGCGCCGTACCGCCTGCAACATCAGGCAATGCTCAGGTAAGCATAACAAGACCGGATGGCACCACATACACTACCGAGGTTTGGGATAGTTTTTACAACGACACCACAAACCCGCCGACCACCGAGGGTAGAGAAACGCAGTCAAAAAATATGACTTTTAGGCAGCTAAACGACATTATCGGTATGGTAGCTAGTGACAATGTTCCTGCGGGCGCCGGCGGTAGTGCCCAGGCTGATTATGTCGCCTACAAACAAGCTATAGCAAAATCGCAAGGTAGCGTAGAGGCAAATATGGATCACCGCGGCCGCATAAAAGTAACCGACAAGCAAAACGCCGTCACGCCGATAAAAGTCGGAATTTACGACGAGGTAAATTCTGATCAATTTTACGGAGATAGCACCGGCACGACGCCTGCAACCACGCAAGGAGACGGTTCACTATGGAACTTTTCGGCAAACAACGGTATCGAAATAGATAGCCCGAGCGTGGATATTTTTGATGACCTGGATAGGATGATAGAGGCCGTAAGAAGCGGTCAATACCGCGCCGATAGTGAGAGTGAGCATCCGCGAAACTCCGGTATCCAGGGCGCGATCGAGAGACTAGATCACATCGCCGATCACGTAAACAAAATCCATACTAAAGTGGGCAACCAAACAAATACGCTAATACAGACCAACACGCACGCTAGCGTCATGGAGGTAAACGTAAAAACCGTCAAGGCCGATATCACAAACGCCGACTATGGCGAGACCTATATGAATCTCATGCAAAAAATGATGTCGTATCAGGCGATGTTGCAGTCTGTGGCTAAGATAAACCAGCTTTCTTTATTAAACTATATGTAA
- a CDS encoding DUF3137 domain-containing protein, whose protein sequence is MRNPKIKEAIAAVTQKQNECKKIVKKYATFMTITTFVAPILIFIIMERRFEIFFLSFAVIPIYVTPRIPKVEKTLEEYRSFYKNVFVSTVIADIDSNFTYEPQKGITANEFYKSGIYRRVNFYGEDQISGTYANVKFQLSEAIKVEKTYDSNGSKNPYLALLRVSKVIYDEYMDFNGTVLVCEFYKNFKGQTILADKKVLNTKISGEKEILDDTEFNGEFRVFTDDKIEARYLLSPGFMQRLREVKQGFDSAVSLSAAFMDDKFYLFLNGAKNRFESSLLDPPLSLSDAQAIKDEVLRLLRIIDELNLSLDIYK, encoded by the coding sequence ATGAGAAATCCAAAAATAAAAGAAGCCATCGCCGCCGTAACGCAAAAGCAAAATGAGTGTAAAAAAATAGTCAAAAAATACGCTACATTTATGACTATAACGACATTTGTCGCACCAATACTAATTTTTATTATTATGGAGCGACGCTTTGAAATATTCTTTCTTTCATTTGCAGTCATCCCAATATACGTCACGCCGAGGATTCCAAAAGTAGAAAAAACGCTGGAAGAGTATAGAAGCTTCTACAAAAATGTTTTTGTTAGCACGGTAATTGCCGATATAGATAGCAATTTTACATACGAGCCTCAAAAAGGCATCACCGCAAACGAATTTTATAAAAGCGGAATATACAGGCGCGTAAATTTTTACGGCGAAGACCAAATAAGCGGTACTTACGCTAATGTCAAATTTCAATTAAGCGAGGCTATAAAAGTAGAAAAAACATATGACTCAAACGGCTCAAAAAACCCTTATCTGGCGCTTTTGAGAGTAAGCAAAGTCATATACGACGAATACATGGACTTTAACGGTACAGTACTAGTCTGCGAGTTTTATAAAAATTTCAAAGGACAAACGATACTAGCCGACAAAAAGGTGCTAAATACGAAAATATCTGGCGAAAAAGAGATACTTGACGATACAGAGTTTAACGGCGAATTTCGCGTATTTACCGACGACAAAATAGAAGCGCGCTATCTTTTAAGCCCCGGTTTTATGCAACGCCTGCGCGAGGTTAAGCAGGGTTTTGACAGTGCCGTATCGCTAAGCGCGGCATTTATGGACGATAAATTTTATCTCTTTTTAAACGGTGCAAAAAACCGTTTTGAAAGTTCGCTATTGGACCCGCCGCTAAGCCTTTCTGATGCGCAGGCCATAAAAGACGAGGTCTTGCGGCTGCTGCGCATAATCGACGAGCTAAATTTGAGCCTTGACATTTATAAATAA
- the truA gene encoding tRNA pseudouridine(38-40) synthase TruA, with amino-acid sequence MRLKLVFSYDGSKFQGSQTQPHENGVEDALGVALAHVGIFSKIISSSRTDKGVHANNQVACVECGEHFKDFVRLRSLVNRHAHPAIHVKFISRVKDGFHPRYDATARAYRYVINHGEFSPFLSPYETFIPKFDLNLANELLALFVGEHDFSAFMKLGSDVKSPVRRVSKAFCYERGERTIIVFKANGFLRAQVRLMVASVLKALELAKSGKFRQTQVQEFKFECTEAANLDANLNKNSRDNILTKSHESVNLAAEQAECVASKFDAKNSNLNGVANNCRDENFLKAKELLRQAIYEQKPLTRIPAPPNGLYLNRVFY; translated from the coding sequence GTGCGTCTTAAACTCGTTTTTAGCTACGACGGGTCGAAATTTCAGGGCTCGCAGACCCAGCCGCACGAAAATGGCGTTGAGGACGCTCTGGGCGTAGCCCTAGCGCATGTAGGGATCTTTAGCAAAATAATCTCCAGCTCGCGCACAGACAAGGGAGTGCACGCAAACAATCAAGTCGCCTGCGTGGAGTGCGGCGAGCATTTTAAGGACTTTGTGCGCCTAAGATCACTCGTCAACCGCCACGCCCATCCGGCCATTCACGTCAAATTTATAAGCCGCGTTAAAGATGGCTTTCATCCGCGATACGACGCCACGGCACGTGCATATCGATACGTGATTAATCACGGCGAGTTTTCGCCTTTTTTGTCGCCTTACGAGACTTTTATACCCAAATTTGACCTAAATTTAGCAAACGAGCTGCTCGCGCTTTTTGTCGGAGAACATGATTTTAGCGCGTTTATGAAGCTTGGCAGCGACGTCAAAAGTCCCGTGCGGCGCGTCTCAAAGGCTTTTTGCTACGAACGCGGCGAGCGAACAATCATCGTTTTTAAAGCAAACGGCTTTTTGCGCGCCCAGGTTCGCCTCATGGTCGCTAGCGTTTTAAAGGCGCTTGAGCTTGCCAAAAGCGGTAAATTTAGACAAACGCAGGTGCAGGAGTTTAAATTTGAGTGCACAGAGGCGGCAAATTTGGACGCAAATTTAAACAAAAACAGCCGCGATAATATCCTAACGAAAAGCCACGAAAGCGTAAATTTGGCCGCCGAACAAGCCGAGTGCGTCGCTTCAAAATTTGACGCCAAAAACTCAAATTTAAACGGAGTCGCAAACAACTGCCGCGACGAAAATTTCCTAAAAGCAAAAGAGCTTTTGCGCCAGGCTATCTACGAGCAAAAGCCGCTCACGCGTATCCCCGCGCCGCCAAACGGTCTTTATCTAAACCGAGTTTTTTACTAA
- a CDS encoding LptF/LptG family permease gives MDRTARYLFSNFLGTFASLFATLFLIMSIVFFIQIARITSYIEITFIELFKLYMFMLPRVLLFTVPIAFFVSLALMFFRLSRENESIVLFTLGYSPVRIAKFFLIVSGAVSIFLIVTAIILIPTAAELNSNFVSYKKTVAKLNLKTTEFGQKFSDWMVFIQNEKSDENGTLYEGVTLYSPKEGAHRFVLAKNARLTNNNAVLEFTLSEGKIYDMRDASWHKTDFGTMKISTAQEDSVAQTKSFVQYWQAMSEDKKRAKDFATYVLIALFPLATTLFALSLGIVTYRYEKGFVYFGIFGVLFGYFTLIMLFSSRVFIAIAAIFLLFFIASIFSFRAKILKRY, from the coding sequence ATGGATAGGACGGCGCGTTATCTTTTCTCAAACTTCCTAGGTACGTTCGCATCGCTATTTGCGACGCTTTTTCTCATCATGTCGATCGTGTTTTTCATCCAGATTGCCCGTATCACGTCATACATCGAGATTACGTTTATAGAGCTTTTTAAACTCTATATGTTTATGCTGCCTAGAGTGCTGCTTTTTACCGTACCTATCGCGTTTTTTGTATCGCTTGCGCTCATGTTTTTCAGACTTTCTCGCGAAAACGAGAGCATCGTGCTTTTTACGCTCGGATATTCGCCAGTTAGGATCGCTAAATTTTTCCTAATCGTTAGTGGCGCGGTCTCAATCTTTCTCATTGTAACCGCGATAATACTGATCCCCACAGCTGCGGAGCTAAACTCAAATTTCGTCTCGTACAAAAAAACCGTCGCCAAGCTAAATTTGAAAACAACCGAATTCGGGCAAAAATTTTCCGACTGGATGGTCTTTATCCAAAATGAAAAAAGCGACGAGAACGGCACTCTTTACGAGGGCGTGACGCTTTATTCGCCAAAAGAAGGCGCACACCGATTCGTCCTTGCTAAAAACGCTCGCCTAACCAACAATAACGCCGTGCTTGAGTTTACGCTATCAGAGGGTAAAATTTACGATATGAGAGACGCCTCGTGGCATAAAACCGACTTTGGCACGATGAAAATCAGCACTGCCCAAGAGGACAGCGTCGCGCAGACGAAGTCGTTTGTGCAGTATTGGCAGGCAATGAGCGAGGATAAAAAGCGCGCTAAAGACTTTGCGACCTACGTTCTCATCGCGCTTTTTCCGCTAGCGACGACGCTTTTTGCCTTGAGCCTTGGTATCGTGACTTACCGCTACGAAAAAGGCTTTGTGTATTTTGGGATATTTGGCGTGCTGTTTGGATATTTTACGCTCATTATGCTCTTTAGTTCGCGCGTTTTTATCGCGATTGCGGCGATATTTTTGTTATTTTTCATTGCCTCGATTTTTAGCTTTAGGGCTAAAATTTTAAAAAGATACTAA
- a CDS encoding prepilin peptidase: protein MIFAVVFFILLFFILGAVVGSFSNVLIYRMPRGESINFPASHCQSCKTPLKPYHNIPIFAWLFLRGKCAFCGEKISFQYTLVELASGLLCVLAYCIETYGLEPLTDSFYAAIFKAAMLGVCFILLLALSLIDFRYKAVPDPLLFASVAFSLLYGFNPPDSFDSDGLLFAFDSFINAAIFMFAFWLLRAVVSLTLKREAMGSADIFIAGVMGAILGVKLGLMAIYVSALLTLPAYVIVRKRGYELPFVPFLSLATLIVYAFKEQFIYILGLIYG from the coding sequence ATGATTTTCGCCGTTGTATTTTTTATTTTATTATTTTTTATCTTGGGCGCCGTAGTCGGCAGTTTTAGCAACGTCCTGATCTACCGCATGCCGCGCGGCGAGAGCATAAATTTCCCTGCCTCGCACTGCCAAAGCTGCAAAACTCCGCTAAAGCCGTATCATAACATCCCGATTTTTGCGTGGCTGTTTTTGCGCGGCAAGTGCGCGTTTTGCGGCGAAAAAATCAGCTTTCAGTATACTCTAGTTGAGCTTGCTAGCGGCCTGCTTTGCGTGCTTGCGTATTGCATTGAGACATACGGACTTGAGCCTCTTACGGACAGCTTTTACGCCGCGATTTTTAAGGCGGCGATGCTTGGCGTCTGCTTTATCTTACTACTAGCGCTTAGCCTGATCGATTTTCGTTACAAGGCTGTTCCCGATCCGCTGCTTTTTGCCAGCGTTGCATTTTCGCTGCTTTACGGTTTTAATCCGCCCGACTCTTTTGACTCGGATGGGCTTTTATTTGCATTTGATTCGTTTATAAACGCTGCGATTTTTATGTTTGCCTTTTGGCTGCTGCGCGCTGTCGTTAGCCTGACTCTCAAGCGCGAAGCCATGGGCTCTGCGGACATCTTTATCGCGGGCGTTATGGGCGCGATACTAGGCGTCAAGCTCGGCCTCATGGCGATCTATGTCTCGGCGCTACTGACGCTGCCAGCCTACGTCATAGTGCGAAAGCGCGGATACGAGCTGCCTTTCGTGCCGTTTTTGAGCCTTGCCACGCTCATCGTTTACGCGTTTAAGGAGCAGTTTATCTACATATTGGGACTGATTTATGGATAG
- the uppS gene encoding polyprenyl diphosphate synthase, producing the protein MNELNHLAIIMDGNGRWAKRRGLLRTKGHETGANVVEQMCEFCIDEGVAVLSLYAFSTENWKRPKSEVAFLMELLHKFLLSKHDSFIKNGIKFNVIGNESPLSDKLKNEIADIKNATAQNSRLKLNLALNYGAKDEILRAFRRFCEKNGGEFDAQNLALNLSEDSLQACLDESVPIDLLVRTGGEQRLSNFMLWQASYAEFAFTPTLWPDFTREELAQITAKFKKKDRRFGGL; encoded by the coding sequence ATGAACGAGCTAAATCACCTAGCTATCATAATGGACGGCAACGGCAGATGGGCTAAGCGCCGCGGTTTGCTACGTACAAAAGGGCACGAAACGGGCGCGAACGTCGTGGAGCAGATGTGCGAGTTTTGTATCGACGAGGGCGTGGCGGTGCTGAGCCTTTATGCATTTAGCACCGAAAACTGGAAGCGTCCAAAGAGCGAAGTGGCGTTTTTGATGGAGCTTTTGCATAAATTTTTACTCTCAAAACACGATAGTTTTATCAAAAACGGCATCAAATTTAACGTTATCGGCAACGAAAGTCCGCTAAGCGATAAGCTAAAAAACGAGATAGCTGATATCAAAAACGCAACCGCGCAAAACTCTAGGCTAAAGCTAAATTTGGCGCTAAACTATGGCGCTAAAGATGAAATTTTAAGAGCTTTTAGGAGATTTTGCGAAAAAAACGGCGGAGAGTTTGACGCCCAAAACCTAGCCCTAAATTTAAGCGAAGATAGCCTGCAAGCCTGCCTCGATGAGTCCGTGCCCATCGACCTTCTAGTGCGCACGGGTGGCGAGCAAAGACTGTCAAATTTCATGCTTTGGCAAGCTAGCTACGCCGAGTTTGCCTTTACGCCTACGCTTTGGCCAGATTTCACGCGCGAGGAGCTAGCCCAGATAACGGCTAAGTTTAAGAAAAAAGATAGAAGATTTGGCGGACTTTAA
- the coaBC gene encoding bifunctional phosphopantothenoylcysteine decarboxylase/phosphopantothenate--cysteine ligase CoaBC, which produces MLKNKKILLAVCGSIAFYKAYEILSALKKEGADVRVMLSEGALKFCSEAGFEALCEHKILTSRTENWQEGLNHIAYAKTDLILIAPASVNTINKLASGICDNVFMQTLIASPAPLLIAPAANDKMLNHFSTRKNFEFLAANGARFIEPVEKTLACGDVGKGALADVSTIIYETKRMLTEPKFKGQKVIVTGGATSEKIDDVRAVTNLSSGKMAKALAGAFYYAGADVTLIASFETANAPYITLKFQSSAELKELLRANLTDANLLAMAAAVSDYAPKTKFEGKLKKQNLGEIWTLELAQNEDVLGSLAGFKNVKKIGFKMEMDGANAMQNAKNMLEKKSLDAVCLNVLGGDVNFGSDSTQITFITSRDAQNIALTSKEDAARQIVNLASKL; this is translated from the coding sequence ATGCTAAAAAATAAAAAAATTTTGCTTGCGGTTTGCGGCAGTATCGCGTTTTATAAAGCTTATGAAATTTTATCCGCGCTAAAAAAAGAGGGCGCGGACGTGCGGGTTATGCTTAGCGAAGGAGCGCTCAAATTTTGCTCTGAAGCGGGCTTTGAAGCGCTGTGCGAGCATAAAATTTTAACCTCGCGCACTGAAAACTGGCAGGAAGGACTAAATCACATCGCCTACGCCAAAACCGATCTAATCCTCATCGCGCCCGCAAGCGTAAATACGATAAACAAGCTTGCAAGCGGCATTTGCGATAACGTCTTTATGCAGACTCTGATCGCTAGCCCGGCTCCCCTACTCATCGCGCCTGCAGCCAACGACAAAATGCTAAATCACTTCTCTACGCGCAAAAATTTCGAGTTTTTAGCGGCAAACGGCGCGAGATTTATCGAACCGGTAGAAAAAACCCTAGCCTGCGGCGACGTCGGTAAAGGCGCACTGGCAGACGTTTCTACGATCATCTACGAAACCAAAAGAATGCTAACAGAGCCAAAATTTAAAGGACAAAAGGTGATCGTAACGGGTGGCGCTACGAGCGAAAAGATCGACGACGTAAGAGCCGTGACGAATCTATCTAGCGGCAAGATGGCAAAAGCGCTGGCGGGCGCCTTTTACTACGCGGGCGCGGACGTGACGCTGATAGCTAGCTTTGAGACGGCAAACGCGCCCTATATAACGCTCAAATTTCAAAGCTCGGCGGAGCTAAAAGAGCTGCTACGCGCAAATTTGACGGACGCAAATTTGCTCGCGATGGCGGCTGCGGTTAGCGATTACGCTCCAAAAACAAAATTTGAAGGCAAGCTAAAAAAGCAAAATTTAGGCGAAATCTGGACGCTAGAACTCGCGCAAAACGAGGATGTTTTGGGCTCTCTGGCGGGTTTTAAAAATGTCAAAAAAATCGGTTTTAAAATGGAAATGGACGGCGCAAACGCTATGCAAAATGCAAAAAATATGCTTGAGAAAAAGAGCCTTGACGCCGTTTGCCTAAACGTGCTGGGCGGCGATGTAAATTTTGGCTCTGATAGCACGCAAATCACCTTTATAACGAGCCGTGACGCGCAAAATATCGCGCTAACATCCAAAGAGGACGCGGCGCGCCAAATCGTAAATTTAGCAAGCAAGCTATGA